The following proteins come from a genomic window of Galactobacillus timonensis:
- a CDS encoding transposase: MIREDLERLFSGRQLCNRAWWPGMAVCLKTWPPPMNNKYHTKSRRQTPWDDFDDRSATENFIRDQVNILYEQRHASLKGSSEIDLLNSIEVTNCHLCGSGSIRRAGHTSNGIQRYYCNHCHHSYTVTTGTLLENHKIQIAELIDYWRNLFRFESLSSDSWNNKNAATTAKYWFLKTGILLKDCQKNIVLSGRIYYDETYLPVRSEDIIRKENGQRLRGHSINQICIAVATTGVETYVTYIGRGQPKAETIYDALKDHIKPGSQLVTDKDPGHRMLVRKLGLKNEEHDSKKIKRLPDNENPLNTVNQMHNLLQKFLRAHSGFKRDDLNDYLNIFAFIVNPPEDQLEKIKKLLELEINTRETLKYRDVFAKK; encoded by the coding sequence ATGATCCGTGAGGATCTAGAAAGATTATTTTCAGGCAGGCAGCTGTGCAATCGTGCGTGGTGGCCAGGCATGGCTGTCTGCCTGAAAACATGGCCACCACCCATGAATAACAAATACCATACAAAATCTCGGAGGCAGACGCCCTGGGACGATTTTGACGATCGTTCAGCTACTGAGAATTTTATTCGTGATCAAGTAAATATCCTGTATGAACAAAGACATGCCTCTTTGAAAGGTTCATCGGAGATCGATCTCTTGAATTCCATAGAAGTCACTAACTGCCATTTGTGCGGATCAGGCTCGATAAGAAGAGCCGGACATACTAGCAATGGTATTCAGCGCTATTACTGCAATCATTGTCACCATTCCTATACGGTGACCACAGGAACCTTGCTGGAAAACCATAAAATTCAGATTGCGGAATTGATAGATTACTGGCGTAATCTTTTCCGGTTTGAAAGCTTGTCCTCTGATTCATGGAATAACAAAAATGCCGCGACAACTGCGAAATACTGGTTCCTCAAAACTGGTATTCTTCTTAAAGACTGCCAGAAGAACATCGTATTAAGCGGCCGCATCTACTATGATGAAACATATCTTCCCGTACGCAGTGAAGACATTATCCGAAAGGAAAACGGTCAACGCTTGAGAGGACACTCAATAAATCAGATCTGCATCGCTGTAGCTACCACCGGCGTGGAAACCTACGTCACATACATTGGACGAGGTCAGCCAAAAGCAGAAACGATTTATGATGCTTTGAAAGATCATATCAAACCTGGTTCACAACTTGTCACAGATAAAGATCCAGGGCATAGAATGCTGGTCAGAAAATTGGGCTTGAAGAATGAAGAACACGATTCCAAAAAGATCAAGCGGCTTCCGGATAATGAGAATCCTCTGAACACAGTAAACCAGATGCACAATCTTCTGCAGAAATTTCTGCGTGCCCACAGTGGGTTCAAAAGAGATGATCTGAATGATTATCTGAACATATTTGCTTTCATTGTGAATCCACCGGAAGACCAACTGGAAAAGATCAAAAAGTTGCTGGAGCTCGAGATCAATACACGAGAAACTCTGAAATACAGAGATGTATTTGCGAAGAAATAG
- a CDS encoding glycosyltransferase family 4 protein — protein sequence MLLCQFFYPEYNSSATLPWDTAKYLADSGLSVGVLCGYPKEYNAFGKVPDEEKVDSVFIKRIHYLQLKRGKTIARIINYLSFTSGVILNVRVMKKYKCIIVYSNPPILPAGAIWANILYKTRIIFVSYDVYPEVAYASNSLRKDGIIAKAMTWINNSLFKRADYVVALTDEMKEFLLRRRQNLSIDKVRVIPNWAHESAIRVKRDTFEKFGYDQKDFIVSYFGNMGICQDMETILDAMEILKDESHIKFFVVGHGGKMAEIIRRTRPLPNVQVIKFLTGTDFEEAVGISSCGIVSLEKGLRGMCAPSKYYSYLQSGMPIISVVENSSYLAVK from the coding sequence ATGCTTTTGTGTCAATTCTTTTATCCGGAATACAACTCCTCTGCTACTTTACCATGGGATACAGCGAAATACTTAGCAGATTCTGGATTGTCTGTAGGCGTGTTGTGTGGATATCCAAAAGAATATAACGCATTCGGAAAAGTTCCTGATGAAGAAAAAGTAGATAGCGTTTTTATAAAAAGAATTCATTATTTGCAATTAAAGAGAGGCAAAACCATAGCCCGGATTATTAATTATCTATCATTTACGTCTGGAGTAATACTGAATGTAAGAGTAATGAAGAAATACAAATGTATTATTGTTTATTCAAATCCGCCGATTTTACCGGCTGGAGCAATCTGGGCAAATATTTTATATAAAACAAGAATTATATTTGTCTCCTACGATGTGTATCCGGAGGTAGCTTATGCTTCTAATAGCCTGAGAAAAGATGGGATTATTGCAAAAGCTATGACTTGGATTAACAATTCTTTATTCAAAAGAGCTGATTATGTGGTGGCTCTTACGGATGAAATGAAGGAGTTCCTTCTCAGAAGGAGGCAGAATTTGTCGATAGATAAGGTGAGAGTAATCCCCAATTGGGCGCATGAGTCAGCCATTCGTGTAAAACGGGATACCTTTGAAAAGTTCGGGTATGATCAGAAGGATTTTATTGTTTCTTACTTTGGAAATATGGGCATATGTCAGGATATGGAAACAATCCTTGATGCAATGGAAATCCTGAAGGATGAAAGCCACATTAAATTTTTTGTTGTAGGACATGGTGGGAAAATGGCAGAAATTATCAGGAGAACTAGACCATTGCCAAATGTGCAGGTGATTAAATTTCTTACAGGCACAGATTTTGAAGAGGCTGTTGGAATTAGCAGCTGCGGTATTGTGAGTCTTGAAAAAGGTCTGAGAGGGATGTGCGCCCCAAGTAAATATTATAGCTATCTACAAAGTGGAATGCCGATCATTTCCGTAGTGGAGAACAGCTCTTATTTAGCTGTGAAGTGA
- a CDS encoding helix-turn-helix domain-containing protein codes for MEAAKKQSHLTFGDRQIIQKGIENGSSKKAIADLLGKDKSTIGKEIERHRELAYKFKLPLECAAYPHCRFNRICTTNCTDFVQFTCARRDRSPGACNGCGKYNSCRFNKFKYYADHAHSAYRDTLVESRSGVNATVSTIRKLGELIKPLLEKGQSVYAILEAHPEIGLSEKTIYTYIETGVFTEAGVPINCLDLKMQVRRTPSKKRQFKPRRDLSYTKGRTSKEYDEYMAANPNARVVQMDTVYNDSMNGPFIQTFKFLRYDLLLCLYHEEKTALDMLAGINLLDEILGHDLFNREVEVIKTDRGSEFTCADQAEVRSDGTRRTRMFFCDPMASWQKGSIENVHLLLREICPKGCDLKAIGLIDQHACNIISENINSYPKEKLNGKSSFQLLEFLSHPTAKKFYEFGLHNISNSDEVVLKPYVLKRR; via the coding sequence ATGGAAGCCGCCAAAAAACAGTCGCATCTTACATTTGGTGATCGTCAGATCATTCAGAAAGGCATTGAAAACGGATCAAGCAAGAAAGCTATAGCGGATCTTCTCGGCAAGGATAAGTCTACAATCGGCAAAGAGATTGAGCGGCACAGAGAGCTTGCATACAAGTTCAAGCTGCCTCTGGAATGTGCCGCCTACCCTCACTGCAGGTTCAACAGGATCTGTACAACTAACTGTACGGATTTTGTTCAGTTTACCTGTGCGAGAAGAGACCGCTCTCCCGGGGCCTGCAACGGCTGCGGGAAGTATAACAGCTGCCGGTTTAACAAGTTCAAATACTATGCCGATCATGCCCACTCTGCTTACCGGGATACTCTCGTGGAATCTCGTTCAGGAGTTAACGCTACGGTCAGTACGATAAGGAAACTTGGTGAACTGATTAAACCCCTGCTTGAGAAAGGACAGTCCGTCTACGCCATTCTGGAAGCACATCCGGAGATTGGCCTGAGCGAAAAGACCATTTACACCTATATCGAAACCGGCGTGTTTACGGAAGCAGGCGTTCCCATCAACTGTCTGGATCTGAAGATGCAGGTCCGCAGAACCCCTTCCAAAAAGCGGCAATTTAAGCCTCGCAGAGACCTTTCCTATACCAAAGGCCGGACCAGTAAGGAATACGACGAATACATGGCCGCAAATCCCAATGCCAGAGTCGTACAAATGGACACTGTATATAACGATTCCATGAATGGTCCCTTTATTCAGACATTCAAGTTCCTCCGGTACGATCTTCTGCTCTGTCTGTATCATGAAGAGAAAACCGCACTTGATATGCTTGCAGGCATCAATCTCCTTGATGAGATTCTCGGACATGACTTGTTCAACAGGGAAGTAGAAGTCATTAAGACAGACAGAGGCTCAGAATTTACATGTGCGGACCAGGCCGAAGTCAGATCCGATGGAACACGCAGGACAAGGATGTTCTTCTGTGATCCGATGGCTTCATGGCAGAAAGGATCGATCGAAAACGTTCATCTCCTTCTTCGGGAAATCTGTCCCAAAGGCTGCGATCTTAAGGCAATCGGTCTTATTGACCAGCATGCATGCAATATCATCTCTGAAAACATCAACTCGTACCCAAAAGAAAAGCTGAACGGCAAGTCATCCTTTCAGCTTCTTGAATTTCTCAGCCACCCAACGGCAAAGAAATTCTATGAATTCGGGCTCCATAACATTTCAAATTCGGATGAAGTGGTTCTGAAGCCATACGTTCTAAAGAGACGATAA